Proteins encoded by one window of Paenibacillus sp. DCT19:
- a CDS encoding transketolase family protein produces MMSTYNVTEKKIATREGFGHEIVELGKKNKDIYVVDIDIGKSCKTTEFANQLPNQHINVGIAEQNAAGLAAGLATTGKIPFISTYAVFGSLRMLEQIRQEVCYPHLNVKIACSHGGLTPANDGGSHQAIEDMGVLRTVPNMTVIMAADYQSTRKLVAKAAEYYGPVYLRFTRDTVPVIYGEDEEFEIGKAKKLKDGKDIAIIANGDTLHLALKASELLENEGVSVKLLDFHTIKPLDREAVVDCLSTGRIITVEDHNILNGLGSAVSEVVAEEGGAIVRRIGVQDKFGESAPYEKLLEMNGITIDNIVATAHSLLK; encoded by the coding sequence ATGATGAGCACATATAACGTAACGGAGAAAAAAATTGCGACGCGCGAAGGTTTTGGACACGAAATTGTAGAGCTTGGCAAGAAGAATAAGGACATTTATGTCGTTGATATTGATATCGGTAAATCATGTAAAACAACAGAGTTTGCGAATCAGCTTCCGAACCAGCATATCAACGTGGGTATTGCCGAACAGAACGCAGCAGGGCTTGCCGCAGGACTCGCAACAACGGGAAAAATACCTTTTATTAGCACCTATGCTGTTTTTGGTTCGCTACGCATGCTCGAACAGATTCGTCAGGAAGTTTGCTATCCTCACTTAAATGTAAAAATTGCTTGCTCCCATGGTGGACTGACCCCGGCTAATGACGGCGGAAGCCATCAGGCTATTGAAGATATGGGTGTACTGCGCACAGTTCCCAATATGACGGTTATTATGGCTGCTGACTATCAATCTACGCGCAAGCTTGTTGCTAAGGCTGCTGAATATTATGGCCCAGTATATCTTCGGTTCACCCGTGATACAGTTCCGGTCATATATGGAGAAGATGAAGAGTTCGAGATCGGTAAAGCCAAAAAGCTGAAGGACGGCAAAGATATTGCCATCATCGCCAATGGGGACACTTTACACCTTGCCTTGAAAGCATCGGAATTGTTGGAGAACGAGGGTGTATCCGTTAAATTACTTGATTTCCATACGATTAAACCTCTAGACCGTGAGGCCGTTGTGGATTGCTTAAGTACAGGCCGGATCATCACGGTGGAGGATCATAACATTCTGAATGGTCTTGGCAGTGCAGTGAGTGAAGTTGTAGCCGAGGAAGGCGGAGCTATCGTCCGCAGAATTGGTGTTCAAGACAAATTCGGAGAATCTGCTCCCTACGAAAAATTGCTCGAAATGAACGGAATCACGATAGATAACATCGTAGCGACTGCACATTCCCTATTAAAATAA
- a CDS encoding adenosylhomocysteinase, with protein MNSIIDDSSLASAGASRMHWFRERMPIVAELNDWFQEEQVLKGKTIAISMHIEPKTGFWIEGLLAGGAAHIYLVGCLGTTKKDTAAYLASLPNVTVLAKEADQYDDHKRYLKMVMANRIDLFLDNGASLILAHHELQPGWNPIGANEETRTGKLLIEKKGVQPEYPVIVIDDSPLKQIFENALGVGQSVVDGFMRTTSLLVGGKKVLVVGYGYCGSGVAKKFRGLGATTLVYDVNPIQLLNAKTDGHLVGELHELIPEADVIVTVTGTFNVITEQHIPLFKEKVILANSGHYGFEINVEELKKASKSVEVVKEGIERITYAEKSIYLLHQANPLNLAGADGNPIEIMDMGFGLISHAAYRIITDVETLQTGLQPVPEDINYTISKRFVNLLN; from the coding sequence ATGAATAGTATTATTGATGATTCAAGTTTGGCTAGTGCTGGGGCATCTCGGATGCATTGGTTTAGAGAGAGGATGCCGATTGTGGCGGAGCTTAATGATTGGTTCCAAGAGGAGCAGGTGCTCAAAGGTAAAACCATTGCAATCAGTATGCATATAGAGCCCAAAACGGGATTCTGGATCGAGGGACTTCTAGCTGGTGGAGCCGCACACATTTACTTGGTCGGATGTCTAGGTACAACGAAAAAGGATACAGCAGCATATTTGGCCTCACTTCCTAATGTGACGGTTCTAGCCAAGGAAGCGGATCAATACGACGATCACAAACGTTATCTTAAGATGGTTATGGCTAACCGGATTGATCTCTTCTTGGATAATGGGGCAAGCCTGATTCTTGCTCACCATGAATTACAGCCGGGATGGAACCCGATTGGTGCCAATGAAGAGACGCGCACAGGCAAGCTGTTAATTGAGAAAAAGGGTGTCCAACCTGAATATCCTGTCATCGTGATTGATGATTCGCCCTTGAAGCAGATTTTCGAAAATGCGCTTGGGGTTGGACAGTCTGTTGTGGATGGCTTCATGCGAACAACAAGTCTTCTCGTAGGTGGCAAAAAGGTTCTCGTGGTTGGGTATGGTTATTGTGGAAGCGGTGTAGCGAAGAAGTTCCGTGGTTTGGGGGCTACGACACTCGTGTATGACGTTAACCCGATTCAACTGTTAAATGCCAAAACAGACGGGCATCTGGTCGGCGAATTGCACGAATTGATCCCTGAAGCTGATGTAATCGTCACGGTAACGGGAACCTTTAATGTAATTACCGAACAGCATATTCCTTTGTTCAAAGAAAAGGTTATTCTTGCTAATTCAGGGCATTACGGATTTGAAATCAACGTGGAAGAATTGAAGAAGGCTTCAAAGTCTGTTGAAGTTGTCAAAGAGGGTATTGAACGAATAACATATGCTGAGAAAAGCATCTATCTACTGCATCAGGCTAACCCGCTTAACTTGGCAGGAGCTGATGGCAATCCTATTGAGATTATGGATATGGGCTTTGGACTGATCTCACATGCCGCATATCGCATCATTACAGACGTTGAAACTCTTCAAACTGGATTACAACCTGTTCCGGAAGATATCAATTATACGATTAGTAAGAGGTTCGTGAATCTTCTTAACTAA
- a CDS encoding ABC transporter permease: MLGSIIGIVAGYFGGKTDAVLMRLADIQMSIPSMLLAIVMVAVLGSGLTNIVIVLAVTGWVTFARVVRSQVLSLKELEYVEAAKAMGVPSISIMAKHILPNTLYTIATQAALQMSHMILLAAALSFLGLGIDVSTPSWGGMVNDGKSYISSAWWLSTIPGLAIALVIMTINLFGDWLRDRAEFR, encoded by the coding sequence GTGCTGGGCAGTATCATTGGCATCGTAGCCGGATACTTCGGTGGTAAAACGGATGCAGTATTAATGCGTCTTGCGGATATCCAGATGTCCATTCCAAGCATGCTGCTCGCCATTGTTATGGTTGCGGTGCTTGGATCAGGTCTTACGAATATCGTTATCGTGCTGGCAGTGACAGGCTGGGTAACCTTTGCACGTGTTGTTCGTAGCCAAGTACTCTCACTGAAAGAATTGGAATACGTCGAAGCTGCTAAAGCGATGGGTGTACCAAGCATTAGTATCATGGCGAAGCATATTTTACCGAATACCCTGTACACGATCGCCACACAAGCTGCTTTACAGATGTCACACATGATTTTGCTCGCAGCAGCATTAAGCTTCCTTGGGCTCGGTATTGATGTGTCTACACCGTCTTGGGGCGGTATGGTGAATGACGGCAAGAGTTATATCAGTTCGGCATGGTGGTTATCTACCATACCTGGACTCGCTATTGCTCTGGTTATTATGACAATTAATCTGTTTGGCGATTGGCTTAGAGACCGAGCGGAGTTCCGATGA
- a CDS encoding carboxymuconolactone decarboxylase family protein has translation MSSVVPALQYEDMSQEAKNFVDERIKNGNRVTNMVKTLLYSMPSFDAMEFYPVRNELQKIIGSRAIYFYCYAISTENECLVCSTYHAKLLRDLNISFNEFEFTEIEKVLIDYGRGLVNNPNTIDESIYDKLRSEFTSEEIVLITTVGCKMIASNIFNEAMKVDLDEYLFEVEFDKNILPAKS, from the coding sequence ATGAGCAGTGTAGTACCCGCATTACAATACGAAGACATGTCTCAAGAAGCCAAGAACTTTGTGGATGAGCGAATCAAGAATGGCAATCGAGTAACGAATATGGTTAAAACGTTGTTGTATTCTATGCCGTCTTTTGATGCGATGGAATTTTATCCGGTACGTAATGAGTTGCAAAAAATCATTGGCAGTCGCGCGATTTATTTTTACTGTTATGCGATCTCGACTGAAAATGAGTGTCTGGTCTGCTCCACCTATCATGCCAAGCTTCTCCGTGATCTGAACATCAGCTTCAATGAATTCGAATTCACTGAAATCGAAAAAGTATTGATTGATTATGGGCGTGGATTGGTTAACAATCCAAACACCATCGATGAGTCCATTTATGATAAATTAAGAAGCGAATTCACCTCAGAAGAGATTGTGCTGATTACAACTGTTGGATGCAAGATGATTGCCTCGAACATCTTCAATGAAGCGATGAAGGTTGATTTGGACGAATATCTGTTCGAAGTTGAGTTTGACAAAAATATATTGCCTGCGAAATCTTAA
- a CDS encoding SDR family NAD(P)-dependent oxidoreductase — protein sequence MFELNNRVAIVTGSGSKRGIGRTIALTLAKQGAKLVIADINQEGIQETVDAIRAEGGEAIGVELNVTSQESNQAMVEKVLQAYGRIDILVNNAGISQKATVAEMTLEDVTRVFNVNMFGLFLCTQAVLEPMKKQNYGRIISLSSVSAKRGGGVFGGAHYSASKAAVLGFSKNLAREVATDGITVNCIAPGLVNTDIWKSLDQQTADGVIAGIPMGRPGETEEIASAIAFLASSEASYITGEEIDINGGSHMD from the coding sequence ATGTTTGAATTAAACAACAGAGTAGCCATTGTCACAGGAAGTGGATCTAAACGAGGAATTGGACGAACGATTGCACTAACATTAGCCAAGCAGGGGGCAAAGCTCGTTATTGCTGATATCAACCAAGAAGGAATTCAAGAGACCGTTGATGCTATTCGTGCAGAAGGCGGGGAAGCCATCGGGGTTGAGCTTAACGTTACCAGTCAAGAATCAAACCAGGCCATGGTGGAGAAGGTACTGCAAGCGTACGGAAGAATCGATATTTTGGTGAATAATGCAGGCATATCCCAGAAGGCAACTGTAGCAGAAATGACATTAGAAGATGTAACTCGTGTATTCAACGTAAACATGTTCGGACTCTTTCTCTGCACTCAAGCCGTGCTTGAACCAATGAAGAAACAAAATTATGGTCGAATCATTAGCCTATCGTCTGTATCTGCTAAACGGGGCGGCGGTGTCTTTGGTGGAGCGCACTATTCTGCATCGAAGGCAGCTGTTCTTGGTTTCTCCAAAAACCTCGCACGAGAAGTTGCGACAGATGGTATTACGGTTAACTGTATCGCACCAGGCCTAGTGAACACGGACATCTGGAAATCTCTAGATCAGCAAACTGCGGATGGCGTAATTGCAGGCATTCCTATGGGACGCCCGGGTGAAACGGAAGAGATTGCTTCAGCCATTGCTTTCTTAGCTTCTAGTGAAGCTTCCTACATTACTGGCGAGGAAATTGATATCAACGGCGGATCTCATATGGATTAA
- a CDS encoding glycoside hydrolase family 43 protein — MTGQHVPYTGYLLVHFIGESADGEQVYFSYSEDGLHWQDLNQGLPVLRSAIGEKGVRDPFIIRSPKDNRFYLIATDLRIASGKGWDAAVNEGSKDIIIWETEDLVHWSSPRAVTVGVSDAGCVWAPEAIYDEATDEFLVFWASATRGSSESSETERKQKIYSSRTKDFLSFAPTELYIERENHIIDTTIIAHNGSYYRYTKDETTKNIRVEKGSSLNKDAFSPLSAPILEAIPGVEGPQIYKMNDRNEWCLIVDQFAKGDGYLPLLTSDLDSGEFRVVDKDAYDLGKTHKRHGGVIPITAAEVTRLLEAFGQ; from the coding sequence GTGACAGGACAACATGTACCTTATACGGGTTATCTTCTAGTTCATTTTATTGGAGAAAGTGCGGATGGTGAACAGGTTTACTTCTCCTACAGTGAGGATGGGCTGCATTGGCAAGACTTAAATCAAGGTTTACCGGTTTTGCGATCAGCGATTGGGGAAAAAGGAGTTCGGGATCCATTTATCATTCGTTCTCCTAAAGATAACCGCTTTTATCTGATTGCTACAGATCTCCGGATTGCAAGCGGCAAAGGCTGGGATGCAGCCGTAAATGAAGGAAGCAAGGACATAATTATTTGGGAAACCGAGGATCTAGTGCACTGGTCATCACCGCGTGCAGTTACCGTTGGCGTATCCGATGCGGGCTGTGTATGGGCACCAGAGGCTATCTATGACGAGGCGACAGATGAATTTCTAGTATTTTGGGCGTCGGCAACAAGAGGATCCTCTGAATCGTCTGAAACCGAACGTAAACAGAAAATTTATAGTTCACGTACCAAGGACTTTCTTAGCTTTGCTCCCACGGAATTATATATTGAACGAGAGAACCACATTATCGATACAACCATTATCGCGCATAATGGGAGCTACTACCGTTATACGAAAGATGAAACGACGAAAAATATTCGGGTAGAGAAGGGTTCTTCCTTGAATAAGGATGCGTTCAGTCCGCTATCTGCTCCTATTTTGGAAGCGATTCCTGGCGTAGAAGGGCCTCAGATCTATAAGATGAATGACCGCAATGAATGGTGTTTGATTGTGGATCAATTTGCAAAGGGTGACGGTTATCTACCTCTATTAACCTCCGATCTGGATAGTGGAGAATTCCGGGTGGTGGATAAGGATGCATACGACCTTGGTAAAACTCATAAGCGACACGGTGGAGTAATCCCGATTACTGCCGCGGAAGTTACTCGTTTATTAGAGGCGTTCGGACAATAA
- a CDS encoding ABC transporter permease produces MKHYVLKRLGQSVLAVLGAATLVFFIIRLSGDPARLMLPPEASEEQVTALRESLGFNQPLWMQYIDYLKNLFTGDLGNSLYYKESALKLVLERMPATIDLAMFAIIIAVTVGLLAGIVSAYKKNSWIDYVVNGWIFLTQSLPVFWIGIVLIMIFAVNLHWLPTSGNRGLESIILPALTLAAYPIAPIARTMRASLIEVMDKGYMITSQAQGFSKPSRILKRGLKNAFLPVITVISLEFGVMIAGAVVTETIFSWPGVGQLIIQGVSNRDFPLVQASILVISIIYIAITLVTDLIYHRLDPRIKVH; encoded by the coding sequence TTGAAGCATTACGTGCTTAAACGTTTGGGACAATCGGTACTTGCAGTCCTCGGTGCGGCAACGCTTGTATTTTTCATTATTCGCTTGTCAGGTGATCCGGCGCGCCTAATGCTTCCACCTGAAGCGAGCGAAGAACAGGTGACCGCGCTTCGAGAGAGCTTAGGGTTCAATCAACCTCTCTGGATGCAGTACATCGATTATCTAAAAAACCTATTTACCGGCGATTTGGGAAATTCGCTGTATTACAAAGAATCCGCGCTGAAGCTAGTACTCGAACGAATGCCAGCAACCATAGATCTGGCCATGTTTGCGATCATTATTGCAGTCACTGTTGGTTTGCTGGCTGGGATCGTGTCAGCGTATAAAAAGAATAGCTGGATCGACTATGTGGTCAACGGTTGGATTTTCTTAACCCAATCACTGCCGGTATTCTGGATTGGGATTGTGTTAATCATGATTTTTGCAGTGAATCTCCACTGGTTGCCAACGTCGGGCAATCGGGGATTAGAGTCGATTATATTACCAGCGCTGACTCTAGCAGCATACCCGATTGCTCCGATTGCCCGCACCATGCGAGCCTCTCTTATTGAAGTCATGGATAAGGGGTATATGATTACAAGTCAAGCCCAAGGATTCTCCAAACCTAGCCGGATTTTGAAACGCGGACTCAAAAACGCGTTTCTGCCGGTTATTACCGTCATTAGCCTGGAATTCGGAGTCATGATTGCTGGCGCAGTGGTGACCGAAACGATTTTCTCATGGCCAGGTGTGGGACAGTTGATTATACAAGGTGTCAGCAACCGCGACTTCCCGCTGGTGCAGGCAAGTATCCTTGTGATCAGCATCATCTATATCGCCATTACACTTGTGACGGATCTGATCTATCATCGCCTTGATCCAAGAATCAAAGTGCACTAA
- a CDS encoding Crp/Fnr family transcriptional regulator, which produces MPTKVNPDISAAVIKANLHHIITGEALATLQVRTYTKNETVVVSGDALAFFYIIIEGRVAIHNYSEQGNVAVVDYVEQNGVLGDMEFFNHCNYLHTAVAVVPTTILLIPLEVVHSHLTTSVPFLMRMCSVLTEKLMKSSVKNARSLLYPAKNKLCKTIVQTSEKFESATIPFVMKDMSSMMGISDRHIRRLLSDLIEEKIILRQNKTIQILDMKQLQRYSTDF; this is translated from the coding sequence ATGCCAACTAAGGTTAACCCGGATATATCGGCCGCCGTTATAAAAGCAAACCTACATCATATCATTACAGGTGAAGCTCTAGCTACCTTGCAAGTAAGAACATACACAAAAAACGAGACGGTTGTCGTCTCGGGTGATGCGTTAGCATTTTTCTATATTATTATTGAAGGCAGAGTGGCAATTCATAACTATTCGGAGCAGGGGAATGTAGCTGTTGTGGATTATGTAGAGCAAAACGGAGTATTAGGTGATATGGAATTCTTCAATCATTGCAATTACCTTCACACGGCTGTGGCTGTCGTACCAACAACCATATTACTCATTCCACTAGAAGTGGTACACTCTCATCTAACAACATCCGTCCCGTTTCTCATGCGTATGTGTTCGGTTCTCACGGAGAAGTTGATGAAGTCTTCAGTGAAAAATGCAAGATCACTGCTGTACCCAGCCAAAAATAAACTGTGCAAAACGATTGTACAAACCTCAGAAAAATTCGAATCCGCAACGATTCCTTTTGTTATGAAAGACATGTCCAGCATGATGGGCATCTCCGACCGCCATATTAGAAGATTGCTCAGTGATCTAATAGAAGAGAAGATTATCCTGAGACAGAACAAAACGATTCAGATTTTAGACATGAAGCAGTTACAGCGATATTCCACCGATTTTTAA
- a CDS encoding ABC transporter ATP-binding protein, with protein MTDTSLLRINELGVRFTKRDQHTDVLHHISLDIREGEILCLVGESGSGKSVAAKSIMQLLPRPAAEFTHGQIWFAGQDLLTLNEKQMERIRGKRIAMVFQDALSALNPVYTIGTQMVDVIRLHAPKRISKKVALEEAKSWLTQVEIRNVDDVVKQYPFQLSGGMRQRVMIAMALSSRPELLLADEPTTALDVTVQAQILRLILKLKEQYGMTVLFITHDLGVVHEIADRVIVMRHGNLVEEGTKEAIFGRPEHPYTKQLLNSMPRIYFEGWIYEQTSVGG; from the coding sequence ATGACAGATACATCACTCCTGCGCATCAATGAATTAGGCGTTCGCTTCACCAAGCGTGACCAACATACGGACGTGCTTCATCATATATCCTTGGATATCCGTGAAGGTGAGATCTTGTGCCTGGTTGGTGAGTCGGGAAGCGGCAAAAGCGTTGCCGCTAAATCGATTATGCAATTGCTGCCGCGACCTGCTGCAGAATTTACCCATGGGCAGATCTGGTTCGCCGGTCAGGATTTGCTGACATTAAATGAGAAACAGATGGAGCGTATTCGTGGCAAACGGATCGCTATGGTCTTCCAAGATGCACTGAGTGCATTAAACCCGGTTTACACGATTGGAACACAAATGGTGGATGTGATTCGTCTGCATGCGCCAAAAAGAATCAGCAAAAAAGTTGCGCTTGAAGAAGCAAAATCCTGGTTAACCCAAGTGGAGATCCGCAATGTGGATGACGTTGTGAAGCAGTATCCATTTCAATTGTCTGGCGGAATGAGGCAGCGTGTCATGATTGCGATGGCCTTGTCTTCACGACCTGAGTTGCTGCTTGCGGATGAACCGACAACAGCATTGGATGTGACGGTTCAAGCTCAGATTTTGCGGTTAATCCTGAAGCTAAAAGAGCAATATGGCATGACGGTGCTGTTCATTACGCATGATCTTGGTGTGGTTCATGAGATTGCTGACCGTGTGATCGTGATGAGACATGGCAATCTGGTTGAAGAAGGTACGAAGGAAGCGATATTCGGGCGACCGGAGCATCCTTACACCAAGCAGCTGTTAAACAGCATGCCCCGTATTTATTTTGAGGGGTGGATATATGAGCAAACATCTGTTGGAGGCTGA
- a CDS encoding ABC transporter substrate-binding protein, which yields MKKSKFLLILTLLAVFAAGCSTTSKSGAGEEATGEGQDQKLEITIARAFDVNGLDPGFLTENAQVVDNIFDTLVKRDAEEKLVPGLATSWSQIDDTTWQFKLREGVTFTNGEAFNADAVKYSLDRVLDPANNAPTASYVSTIQEVNVVDEYTVNVVTKKPDPLVPTRFNRYPTEIVPPKYAEEVGQEQFAQKPIGTGPYQFVSWDKGSNVVLEANPNYWGGEPDVKKVTFRSIPEASTRVSALLNGEVDLITAVSPEDREKIESSSTARLSTVERAGNTVYVGFKTDVKPFDDPKVRQALNYAIDVKSIVDKVLQGAAVQTNSLIGPKDFGYAGEPEGYSYDPEKAKQLLAEAGYPNGFSATLDTVSWYIKNTDVAQVIAEQLKAVGVNIKVNNVESSVYRTLVPAGKQSDMYVLGWSSTNTLDADAAIYAILRSGESYSTYANKDVDAKLDEARSVTDEAKRKQLYQEIQDEVLKDAPRIFLYQENQYYGVSDRLKWDGRVDGSIPVSTISAGNE from the coding sequence ATGAAAAAGAGTAAGTTTTTGCTAATCCTGACACTGCTGGCCGTATTCGCCGCAGGCTGCTCTACAACGAGCAAATCAGGAGCGGGTGAAGAAGCAACAGGTGAAGGGCAAGATCAAAAATTAGAAATCACGATTGCCCGCGCATTTGACGTAAACGGATTGGATCCGGGTTTTCTGACCGAAAATGCACAGGTCGTGGACAATATCTTCGATACATTGGTTAAACGGGACGCAGAAGAAAAGCTCGTACCTGGTCTAGCGACAAGCTGGAGCCAGATCGATGATACAACATGGCAATTCAAATTGCGTGAGGGGGTTACCTTCACGAATGGTGAGGCGTTCAATGCTGATGCAGTGAAGTACTCCCTTGATCGTGTGCTTGATCCAGCGAACAATGCACCGACAGCTAGTTATGTATCTACAATCCAAGAAGTTAACGTAGTTGATGAGTACACGGTTAATGTTGTAACGAAGAAACCTGATCCACTTGTACCAACACGGTTTAATCGTTATCCAACCGAAATTGTACCTCCCAAATATGCTGAAGAAGTAGGGCAAGAGCAATTTGCTCAAAAACCGATCGGCACAGGCCCATACCAGTTCGTAAGCTGGGACAAAGGCAGTAACGTAGTATTAGAAGCTAACCCAAATTACTGGGGCGGCGAACCAGATGTGAAGAAGGTTACTTTCCGTTCTATTCCTGAAGCTTCGACACGTGTAAGTGCGCTGCTGAACGGTGAAGTTGATCTGATCACAGCTGTATCTCCAGAAGATCGTGAGAAGATTGAGTCATCTTCTACTGCACGTCTCTCCACTGTTGAACGCGCGGGCAACACGGTATATGTTGGCTTCAAAACCGATGTAAAACCTTTTGATGATCCAAAAGTAAGACAAGCGCTGAACTATGCAATCGATGTTAAATCCATTGTAGATAAAGTGCTTCAAGGCGCAGCTGTTCAGACCAATAGCTTGATTGGTCCAAAAGACTTCGGATATGCTGGCGAACCAGAAGGATATAGCTATGATCCGGAAAAAGCGAAGCAATTGTTAGCAGAAGCAGGCTACCCGAACGGATTCTCTGCAACACTTGATACAGTAAGCTGGTACATCAAAAACACGGATGTAGCACAAGTCATTGCAGAGCAACTGAAAGCCGTTGGCGTAAATATCAAAGTCAATAACGTAGAAAGTTCAGTGTATCGGACACTCGTACCTGCGGGCAAACAATCGGATATGTATGTACTCGGTTGGAGCAGCACGAACACGCTTGATGCAGATGCAGCGATCTATGCCATCCTTCGTTCAGGAGAGTCTTACTCCACTTATGCGAACAAGGACGTAGATGCTAAGCTGGATGAAGCGAGATCGGTCACAGATGAGGCTAAACGTAAACAGCTATATCAAGAAATTCAGGACGAAGTGTTGAAAGATGCACCGCGCATTTTCCTATATCAGGAGAACCAGTACTATGGCGTATCTGATCGATTGAAATGGGACGGTCGTGTGGATGGCTCCATCCCGGTATCGACGATTTCAGCAGGTAACGAGTAA
- a CDS encoding GNAT family N-acetyltransferase, which produces MDILYKMNADLKTEDVQNVFRSSGIKRPVDDRDRIQRMIENASLTVSAWHDDQLIGLARAITDFAYCCYLSDLAVSKEYQRNGIGRQLIERVRSHLGEEVALLLLSAPTAMEYYPRLGFEQTGKAFLIPRSI; this is translated from the coding sequence ATGGACATTTTGTACAAAATGAATGCGGATCTTAAGACGGAAGATGTTCAGAATGTGTTTAGAAGCTCAGGAATTAAACGTCCTGTAGATGATCGGGATCGAATTCAACGAATGATTGAGAACGCATCGCTTACAGTCTCTGCTTGGCATGATGACCAATTAATTGGACTTGCGAGAGCGATTACGGATTTTGCGTATTGTTGTTATCTATCAGATCTCGCGGTGAGTAAGGAGTATCAGAGAAACGGCATTGGAAGACAGCTTATCGAACGTGTACGCAGCCATCTAGGTGAAGAGGTAGCATTACTGTTGCTCTCTGCACCAACGGCGATGGAATATTATCCACGACTTGGTTTTGAACAAACAGGGAAGGCATTTTTAATACCAAGAAGCATTTGA
- a CDS encoding DUF3237 family protein: MELEEVFTVHVKILETVELRNTEDDSVVMITFTGHVTGKYFEGIVLNGGVDTQVIGKGGDRHSLSARYMLQGEDFTGQSCEIYIENNGNINKKLKSSLFRTSPTIITNSTALSFLNSDILVGEGKATDTGLDIIIYRVSTS, encoded by the coding sequence ATGGAATTAGAAGAAGTGTTTACGGTTCATGTGAAGATCTTAGAAACGGTCGAATTACGCAATACCGAGGATGATTCTGTTGTTATGATTACGTTCACAGGACATGTAACGGGAAAATATTTTGAAGGCATCGTGCTTAATGGTGGCGTGGATACACAGGTCATTGGGAAGGGCGGAGATCGACACAGTCTGTCGGCAAGATACATGCTCCAAGGTGAGGATTTTACCGGACAAAGCTGTGAGATTTATATCGAGAATAACGGAAATATCAATAAAAAGTTGAAATCTTCATTGTTTCGCACTTCGCCTACAATCATTACGAACAGTACAGCACTATCCTTTCTGAATAGCGATATTCTCGTTGGTGAGGGGAAAGCGACCGACACTGGATTGGATATTATCATCTACAGAGTGTCTACCTCGTAA
- a CDS encoding FadR/GntR family transcriptional regulator — protein MISIQFNRVSSNKLYIQIYDQILSEIQSGTFQIGDKLPTERELCAQFGVSRAPIRQALSALEMKGYIYSRQGEGVYVKSTMAQDEAVTDDSFINSVSPEDIVEARMSIEPLIASMAAQRATADEIQLLRETIKQMESETAGGHYVPETDERLHMEIARASHNDLFIQFMTVITQAMKQQEMWRFIRDRTVTRPDYRDTNFSEHKEIIDAIENKQEDTAANLMTQHMQNLFNRYWKD, from the coding sequence GTGATTTCAATACAATTTAATCGCGTATCCAGCAATAAACTGTATATTCAAATTTACGATCAGATTCTCTCTGAAATACAATCAGGTACGTTCCAGATTGGGGACAAACTGCCAACAGAACGAGAACTATGTGCGCAATTCGGGGTAAGCCGGGCTCCGATCAGACAGGCACTGAGCGCTCTGGAAATGAAAGGGTACATCTATTCTAGACAGGGTGAAGGCGTTTATGTCAAAAGCACGATGGCTCAGGATGAGGCAGTGACGGACGATTCTTTCATCAATTCTGTATCGCCGGAGGATATCGTTGAAGCACGAATGAGTATTGAACCACTAATCGCCAGTATGGCAGCACAACGGGCTACCGCAGACGAGATTCAGCTTCTCCGTGAAACCATTAAACAGATGGAATCAGAGACAGCAGGTGGACATTATGTACCGGAAACGGATGAACGCTTGCATATGGAGATTGCCAGAGCTTCACATAATGACTTATTCATTCAGTTCATGACGGTAATAACCCAAGCGATGAAGCAGCAGGAAATGTGGAGATTTATCCGTGATCGCACGGTAACCCGCCCTGACTACCGTGATACGAACTTTAGCGAGCATAAAGAAATCATAGATGCGATTGAGAATAAGCAGGAAGATACGGCAGCCAATCTCATGACACAGCATATGCAAAATCTCTTTAATCGTTATTGGAAAGATTAA